ACCCGCTACGGAGTGGAGATGGGGGACTTGTATCCGGAAGTTTTTATTACCCTTTTTCCACGAGTTTCCACGAACCAGACCTTCCTGATtatatatttaaatgtttcaattaacCCGTCGATTCGGTGTCTTCTGCTCGAAAATGGCACTAGGGAGGTTTGATGCAACCCTTCGCAACTCCCATGACCCCCTCCTGCCCTTCCCTATCACTCGGAAAAACGCTCGAAATATGGCACCAAACCGGACTGCCTGCGCTGCGAAGAAAATTGGAACTTTATCGGCGGTGTGTAAATCCGCCAGTCATACCCCTTTTCTCTAACTCCCCCCGTCCCCCTCCAGGGGGTTTTTCTGGCACCAAAGTGGCGCAAAAGTGGGCGAGAATAAATCCGATTAATAATTAGCTTCACCTCACACCCAAAGGCGAGTGAAACTTTCCGAGCGCGTTTTCCCTTTCGTGgtacggtggaaaactttcttcCTGCTAAAAACCGTGACGTCTTCTTCGAgtgcgagggggggggggggggaaaggcaTTGAGGGTTAAGTTCTTTCCCGTTGATTCCTTCAATACTCCTTCGTCAATGGAAAGCAAGCCGTGATTGCAGGATAGTAATGGGAACCGGCGCTACGATGGTACGATTATCACACGCCACACCGATATGTGTGTGCGAGAGTTAAggaaagcgagagagagagagagaagataGGGAAAAACATGGAGGGTGGGTGTGaaaaattttccttccttctcaGTGACAAGTTCtattaaaaatactttaaGGATTAAGATCATAAGTCTCGGcgcgtttcgttttccctgTCGCCGTGGCTCGCTCGGTGCGAAACAGACACCTAGCAAGaagttgggaaaagttttccacccactCTGCCGGCAGAGCGTCCCGTTGTGCGTGTCGGAAAAGCCACGTTTCAGGCAGACTGTCGTCGATGCATCCATCATTCCAATCCCATCGACGGCAGACGACACCTTCTCGCCGCTTCCCGCTACCCAGGGGAAGCAGGTCGCATGACAGGAGGGGAAAACTCCACTTCACAACACTTAAAGGTAGGCATTTTCACCGTTTGCCACCGCTCGGGAAAAGTTCGAACAGCGGGGAGATTAGGTTTGATTAGGCGACCCGCGCTAATCCGGGgcgcttttccttccttccgcgaAAAGGTAACGCACGCGGAAACGCTACCAGGGAGTGGGCGGATGGGCCGGGAAAATCGGCAAAAACTTCCACCAAAGCATTAACAAAAACATCGCTCAAACGCGCCATCGCATTTGCCTCTGCGGAGGGAGATTTTCACCGAACGGTAGAGAAACAACACAGAAACGATATGTGAGGGGTAAAAGTGAGACAGGGAGAGAGGTAAGCGAAGGGAAGAGTACTGATGCTGATCCTGGGCGCTTCCCCTTTCCAGCGCACCGTCGTTTCGCCGACTGCGGCATCGATGCCGATGGATTACAGTTAATCGCACCAATTATGGGCTACAAATTGGCCCTGGGACAAAATCCTGCCAGCCCTTTTCACTGCTCGCTCCCCTCGCCAGACCttcgacacacacacccacacagcGAACCCATCCCGAAATGTATGTTGAAGGACGTGTGCGTATGCGATTGCGAATTGGCGAGCTCGCGCGTCCAGTTTATTGAATCCAATTAATATTGCAATAAACTTCAATTAAATGTGCTACCACCCTCTTCCATCACCTATCCTGTCCCTCTCAGTCATACAGATatccaaaacacacacacaagcatgCACATACATTCTCATTTTCCTAGCCAGAACGATAATGCCGAAAGAAAACCCGTAGCTAAAGGGAGGCACAAGAAAACTCTACTTCAACTAAATAATGCCGGGAAGGAAAACAGCGGTGTGGAGAGGGAAGGAACGAGCAGGCGGTAGGTTCTAATGCCTAATCGTTGCCCACCCCTCCCTCTGCAAGATCCGTTTTGCGAGTGAGATACGCTTAATCACCGTCAGCCGAGTTTTCCGTGGCCGAACCACGTCAattcgttttactttttccaacccccttTCCGAAGAGGAGGAAGGGCGGGGACCGATTGCCAAGGGGCGGGAAAATGCAGCATCAATACGCATCATTGTTCGTGTTCACGCCACGACAAAATAGCGACGGGTTGCTACAAAAACAACAGGGTAGCACGAAACATTAGTAAGAGACAATTTTCCATTCACTCCAGAATATGAAACAACCATTAGGACCTTGGAAAGGGGTTGTAGTAGTAGTACATACATCGACTTAAATATGCTTCATAGTCATATAACGCATTTGCATGTAAACAAACGTTTACAGCTTATCCGAGATAAGTGTTACAaattaaaagataaaacaaacagatGAACTCGTACAAACTATCCGCGTTCTTCGAtcgttttatgattttcaaTAGTATCACGATTTTATTATACATAATATATACCTTTACAATATACATAGTTCCATAATAAATTGCCTAATTTGTCCACACAGTCGATGTGGTCGCTTCGGTACACAGTTGTTCAACTTCAGTCGCACCTGACATTTCCGCTCCTTCCGCTCATCGTGACGCCTTTTCCTAACGAACTCCGACCATTACATGCCTTGTTTATGCCTTTGCGTGTGACTTCGCGTCGCTACGGTCGACAAGTGTCGAATGGCGAACACAACCTTCAGCAAACTGCCCTTTTCCACTCGCTCAAACTGTCGCGAAGCCCTGTCCCTTCGTTCTCTTTGTGCTGCATGTCTTATGCGAAGGATTTTCCCAGCTGGCCAATCGACCTAGctggtgtgtgcgtgcgtgtgcacATTTGCTTCTGCCCTTGGACGCTTTTTTAGGTAAGAATGTTTGACGTACGTTACGTTTCCCTCGCCGTTCCACTATATGAATAGACATGGCCAATAAATTGttttagatttttctttcgGCGTTTCTCGCTTCTCTGCCACAGGTTTCCCAGGTTTTCCTTTTGTCGCCGTCCATCGATGAActgaatgtttgattttccacACGAAAGTGTTGGAGATAAACGAAACTATAACATTCACTCACTCACTTATTTGCTTTGAAAGTTGTGTTTTATTAGctcttaaaaaatttaaattcttaACCTTCCCTTTGCATCTGTTATGATTAGTTAGTTATAGAGGAAGTACAATTCCCTAACGTCATTTGATTTTGCTAGAACACACATCGAATTTGGGTTTTCTGCATCTTATTTGTGCTTTGTTTGGGAATTATGATTTTGTACCTGATTTGTTGATGCCGCTAGTTACGCATTTTTTCTGTACTAAATGAAATTAACTTTTTTGAGAAACGTAAGATCACGTGGAAGTGATTCACCActtggtttttcgtttcccaAACTACATTGCGTGCACATTCCACCAGTTTTTCGAGAattaaaaaacacagaaaacagATGGAAACGTTTAACCCCTCGAATTGCTTCTTCCGTCTTTCActctgcaaaataaaaaagtagcCTTAAAATCCTTCCTTTATCATAACTCCATCGACATCGACGTTGCTGTCTTCCACTTACACTTTCTCTCGCTGAGCTTTCATTTCTAATAATACTCCTATGACCTGTCGAGACCATCCTTAGTTAGCTTAATTTCCCTTCCAAAGTTCGTTGCAAATCAATTCCATAACAAACAATTCGTTTATAATCGTAACATATCCTAATATTTACACTGTGCTCGGTGTTCTGCCTCGGCGCAACATAACATAAACGAAATCACCTTCTCACGACCCTCCCCGCCAACTCCCCTCTCTATGGCTTCTTGTGTGCTACCTTCTGCTCAGTTGCTTGCacagttttgtttccttcttcgTGCGAGGATTATTTATCTTaagtacaaaaataaaatatcaaaatgagGAGCACGCTTCTACTGCGTGGTTTGTTCAAAGCACCCCGACCCAGTATGAGGATGAAAAAATGAGTCGACTGCATGCTCCGCTTCGCTTCCCTTCCCAACGCACCGACCGATTAGTCCATTTCGTTGGTTCTACGTCTAATCCGCAATGGGCTAAAAATTTGGCACAAGGCTGCATTGTCACCGGGTTATGGCGTCAAACAGGTTCAAACTTAAAAATACTTGTAATAAAAGGTGCGATAAAAACGACAGTGTCTTtgttaaatgtaaaataagGCAAAATTCATGGGAAGATTCATTTAGTCTCAGGATTATGATTTAACACATGATAGTAATATTGATAAAAAGTAAACGCTAAAGCATTAATTCTACAGATATATGAcaaataaaatgtgaaaaataatacttaGAATAGAATGTTTCGCCAGTTatgttaataaattaattgaaaatgaatccTTATTCTTTGCTCTGTATTATATCCCACTAGGTTAGTTGTGACACTTATAAAAGATACCAAAAAGAATTATAATACTAAAATACTTTTACTGCTGATATTGTGTACCAATTCCTTAAATTCCATCAAGTGGAACACATCTCTTCTTTCagtattgttttttaaataatacattaagaatataatttcaaatttaactGTGCGTTCAGCACTAACGAGGCACGAAAGGATTGTAAAcagttgaaaaatttaaatgaaatatgcTATACATCCAAATATTCAAAGCCATTTAATTATGATGAGAGTGGCGTTGAGCCTAACAGAACGAAATAGTGAGGAAATCAATAGGTAATGTAAATAATACATATAATTAAAGATGATAATGAtaatattgaaattatttcGTAAGTATAAATCAGTATCTTTTTAACCTTGTTATAGCGTGGCATAGCAAATTAATAATGAATGATATAAAAGTACTTAAAGATGTGGTAAAAGTaagataaatataaaatgttgCACAATCCTTGCATGAATTAGAACAAAGGCATTTGGCTTCTAACCAACCAAGCAAAACgtataaaaatgtttgattaatATGTTATGTAAAAATCAGGAACCTTATTGCAATAATGTACACTCCAACTATCAAGCACTCAGACGTTAGTTAGAATCTTCGATTTGAAGAAAGAttgttcgatttgttttcccaGATGCAACTGTCAAGTTAGCGTTGAACGACTgttgcattttgtaaacattggAGAATATGTAAAGGTTTCGTGGTTAACGCCTTCTTTAACTTCGAGTATATTTTATGTATTGAAATTTACTATTGGAGGCAACTTGAACTGAGTCGTTTGACAATTTCCATAACACAAGACTTTGCGAAGGACTCTCTAACGTTCGAGTTTCATAATAAGCCCTGTTGCGTAAAGTTTTCATCCACACCAACTGCTACAAGCTACCGAGATGGAAAGTAGTAGCTTGCCATGCAGGCTCGAGCACCTACCGGAAGACGTTCGAACGTTTGATAGTTGAAGTGAAACACGATCGCATGTTGAAGTAGGCGAGTTGATCTAGCGGCTTTTCGTTTTCGCTCCTCCTTCTTCGGTGGAAACGGTTCAGTTTTCCTCGTGCCGAGAGACGTACCCATCTTCACTCGGTTTTCCTTGCACTGTTTGTCTCCCACTCCGCACGCTCTCTTTCACCCACTCTGTCTCGTCGGCTCGGACTTACTACTTCTTTTCGTTGGCCAATTGGAAGCgcggttggaaaatttaacTAGCCGTGCTGAGCGTCGCCTTCAGATGGGCGGCCGTGCCGAAGGGGGTGGGCCCTCCGGCGAGGGCCGCGGTcaagctgttgttgttgttgttcagaTCGCCCCCAGCACCCGGGCCTCCCCGCTGGCCCACCAGCCCCATCAGCGGGTTTCCGTTCGTGCCGTTCTGCTGTTGCTTCTGCGGCGAGGCGAGCATGCTCTGCTgtccctgctgctgctgctgttgccccTGGGGCTGCTgtccctgctgctgctgctgcccaccaccaccaccaccacctccaccgcctcctccaccaccgccgatCGAacctccgccgccgccggctCCACCATTGCCGTGGCCGTTCTGCATTCCCGGATGGCCGCCCGCCGAACCGGCACCACCGCCGCCCGACGCACCGCCACCCTGGCTCATCTGGCGCTTCAGCATCGGATGGTTGGCCATCGAGGCGAACACCAGCCGCTCCTCGTAGTCGTACTCACACAGGATCTTGTTCTCGCACAGGTAGAACTTGTCGCCAACGCAGAAACTGCAACGGGAAAAGAGCGGCTCGCGGatcagaagaaaaaacaaccgaacTTATTTCACTACAAACCAAAAAGCAAACCACTGAAAATACACCttaactataaaaaaaaaaaacgaactatACTGTGGAATTTGTTatcttagttttgtttttccatagcACCGAGAAACCGATTACAAAACAGTTTCGCAgttttttaaagaaagaatCAATTCGAACACAAAACATGATTGTAACTCTGTTTTGCTGCTCAACGCTAGTTTCAATTGTTAAGCGTTCGATTGAATAGCAGTGAATCAATTGTTTCCACGAAGCGATCACGTCGgaaaaacgtgttttttttctatttctcttcAAGTatagaaatgaaaagtttaatTGAATCCTGATTCAACGCGCTTACGCGGTTTTTGTGTTGCAGCAATGAGGGGAAAAAAGATTGGAAAACGATCTTGGTGCTGCTGCCCTGCGGTCAGCTTTTCCCAATGCCATTCACACTTTTCCAATTGTCCGTTCCAATCGTTCgggtttccccttttttctctccatgTATAGGAGTAAAAGCGGCAGGATTTTCCACCTCCGGAAGGGGCGGAAGGCGGAAACACACCCACTCACAATGGCAGTTCGGTCGAGTACCTCTGTTTAGTTTATAATTTCATCAGATGGTTTTCCGTTCGAGAGCTGGTTAACGTAACGGACACAAATGGTAGCTGCTGTTTTCCCCCCGTCGTCGAACCCGATTCGATCATTGTCCGTGTAGGAAACCCGAGGTTGTATCCGGGCTCCGGGAAGATTacgagggggtggggggagggggctgGCACCTAACACAACAACAGGCTGCTGCACATGAGCGGCGGAAAATTGGGCAGCCGGAAATGGCATTTCGCGCGCGCACGCACGCaacgtggtggtggcggcgtcGAAGGACGATGTAATTAATTCAATCACCAACACTCCACCTCCCTCCCCCTTGCTACCTCTTTCCCAAGCCGTCAACGAGGTCAACGGGAAACGGGCGACAAGGttggtgttggttggttgggaaGTCAAgtcacaaaacacacaatatGTTGCTCCAATTTGTCCCCGCGCTCggtggaaaatgcaacatcctctcgcccaccaccaccaccacccccggcACCTGTAAAACACCGCGTGCGTGCGCCTGGACGCAGCGAAGATAACGTAAAATATGCGCTCAATGTCACCGCCAAATTGTGTGTGCCCATACGAGGACGACGCTCAGCTCATTACAATGCCGGGATGAAGGGGAGGCGAGCAGCAGATACACACAATGCCCGCCCCATTTTCCCTCGCGCCCCTTTGCCTTTTTAAACAGCAGCCCCGCGCGCGAAAAACCGCACGATTTATAAATTGGAAAGTAACGGAACGCCACCATTCCAGTAACTATCAGCTGCTGAATAGCCTCGACCTTGTGCCCatgtgtttctgtgtgtgttttccatcATGCCCTCTTGGGGGTTGGTCCGGGGGAAAAAGGCGCTGGCGGTAAAGCGTAATTTATTTGTCGGGGAttataaatcaaattaaaataatattatatgGTAGAATAATTTTGAGCTTTGTGACAACCCAGGCACCGTCtctaccacccacccaccgccACCTCTCACGGGAAGGGTGGAGAAGAAGCTTTCcacctcccccaccccccaaaAAATACTTCAACGAGGGCAAAGAGGGGGGCTCATGAAACATTCACGTGAAATATGCTTTGGCACTCGGGAAAATTGTCTTCGCTTGGTTAGGAGGGACGCAAGGGTAGTGTGGGGAGGGAAGCATTTGTTGTGACATTGATATCCTAACCCTCTCCCCACCGACCCACCCCGTCGCACAACGAACAGTATTGCATTTGACATCGACGAGAACGCGGCTCAGAAACGTTCGtacaccaacaacaacgccaTTCCACAATCGCAAAAGTGAATGCGCGCCCTGCCGGTAATTATGAAGACAATCGTAATAATTTtccccacacaaacacacccgcgCTCCCCCTCCCTAGATTGTGGCAATCGTCTGCAGGAGACAGGATATCACCGCAAACCGGGGGGTTTTGTGAAAAACGGTCGCGCGGGGTGATGCTGGATTTTGACAGATTTTGCTCTAGCTGTcgcaagggggagggggagctgCGGAGGTGGGTGGTATTGTTTTCTCCGGGTCCCCGGGTGGAATGTTAATGACGAAATTTCGTTCGTGACGAGTGGACGACGTGGACAACGGGGTGGGTGGGGGAAGATTTGCCAGCGCTAGGCATACAAAACACGCCGACGAAGTGGCATCATAAATCAAGCGATGTTTAGTAAATAGTTTTTCCACCCTGCCACCCGCCACCCCGTCCGGCCGGCATGGGCCAGTCCTCACCACGATTCATCCACGTACAGGAATCGGAACCCAAAAACGGCCGATGGCGTCATTAGCATTCAGGGCGACCCTGGCTACCGGACGCTAATCGCAAAACCGCACCCGGGGCACGTAGATTTTTACTTTTGGATGATTCAAATTTcatgcgcacacacacacagagactGGCACCCTTTTCCAGCGGGTCGGGGACCGATCCTCTCGACCGATATTCCTTAAGTGTTCGCTGAAAGCGAAACGATTAATCATTCAAACCCGGAGGCTCGGTTAGGTCGATGAAAATGGTCGATTTCTGAAGTGGAAGAcattttctgctgctgctgtcagCCGCAGCCAGCACATTTGCCTTACTTTCCCCCGTCCCCGTTCCCCAGAGCTGACCGCTGGTCAGATGGAGGGAAACctgaaattgaataaataaaaatgaagaaaacggTCGaccagaagaaataaaacaaaacaaaacaaaacaaacatccagCATCCCTGATTTCCCTCGTGACCCATTCGAGGAAACCTTCACACCCAATTGGCTCATGTGTTGTGCTCATCTCCATACGGTGGTAAAGAGTTTGGCAGCCTCTCTCCTATCCATCCTTCAAGTTTGTTActcaaaaaaacaaaggggATGGAGtcgacaccggaacatcacATTCCAGCGGTAAGTAAGGGATATTGGGAAGGAACAGAATGCAACAAACTTACCGATGGTTACACTGCTGGCAGGCGAAGCACTCCAGGTGGTAGACGTTGTTGCGGGCCCGCATTACCATCTCGAACGCCGGTATGACCTTGTTGCACGCGGCACAGAAGCCGGTGTTGCCGAAGAGGCTGTTGGTTTCGAAGGGAAAATGCGAGAATTAGTTACAATAAGGACAATTCCAGGGAAGAATGGGAAAGGTCCTGCGATGTAGttgatggttcaaaaacaactGCTTAAATCGATAGATAAACAATGA
This region of Anopheles coustani chromosome X, idAnoCousDA_361_x.2, whole genome shotgun sequence genomic DNA includes:
- the LOC131269773 gene encoding LIM/homeobox protein Lhx8-like, translated to MMTMDVTKPEPPSVTAGMGGGPVGAGASTAMALNGLVPTVSAGPQQSQQQQQAPLGPGPGTGNQQQQGPGAGVGGQVIPPGAQHPQQQQQQQQGQQQLCAGCGKHIQDRYLLRALDLLWHEDCLKCGCCDCRLGEVGSTLYTKGNLMLCKRDYLRLFGNTGFCAACNKVIPAFEMVMRARNNVYHLECFACQQCNHRFCVGDKFYLCENKILCEYDYEERLVFASMANHPMLKRQMSQGGGASGGGGAGSAGGHPGMQNGHGNGGAGGGGGSIGGGGGGGGGGGGGGGQQQQQGQQPQGQQQQQQGQQSMLASPQKQQQNGTNGNPLMGLVGQRGGPGAGGDLNNNNNSLTAALAGGPTPFGTAAHLKATLSTAS